The following coding sequences lie in one Apium graveolens cultivar Ventura chromosome 1, ASM990537v1, whole genome shotgun sequence genomic window:
- the LOC141675741 gene encoding uncharacterized protein LOC141675741 isoform X3, whose translation MMKQEYLELFNMSTAAWSSWNFRGDVNNKVCLTYWLNVLQNISQKGLPYLVTLNPPVVPNHTLLKWTTGHPVPNVAASKASLDLDNIQGKRNIWFCGAYQGYGFHEDGLKAGMVAANSVIRKNSTLLKNPKHMVLSTLESGARLFVTRFLGSYITTGCLILLEEGGTLFTFEGTAKKSSLKVYLRVHSPQFYWKIVTQADLGLADAYINGDFSFVDKKEGLLNLFMIFIANRDLKTSMSRVKNQRGWWTPMFLTAGIASAKYFFHHVSRQNTLTQARRNISRHYDLSNELFGLFLDETMTYSCAKFKMEGEDLKSAQQRKISMLIEKARVKKDHEVLEIGCGWGSLAIEIVKRTGCKYTGITLSEEQQRYAEMKVKEAGLQNNIKFLLCDYRQLQETNKFDRIISCEMLEAVGHEYMEEFFGCCESLLAEDGIFVLQFISIPDERYDEYRRSSDFIKEYIFPGGCLPSLSRVTSAMAASSRLCVEHVENMGIHYYQTLRCWRTNFLEKQSKILALGFDQKFIRTWEYYFDYCAAGFKTHTLGNYQVVFSRPGNVGALGNPYIAIPSAEH comes from the exons ATGATGAAACAAGAATACTTGGAGCTTTTCAATATGAGTACAG CTGCGTGGAGTTCGTGGAACTTTCGGGGAGATGTGAATAATAAAGTTTGCCTCACATATTGGCTCAATGTTCTCCAG AACATCAGTCAGAAAGGGTTACCATATCTGGTAACTCTTAATCCCCCAGTTGTACCAAATCACACCTTGCTTAAGTGGACAACTGGCCATCCGGTCCCCAATGTTGCCGCGTCAAAAGCATCACTTGATCTTGATAACATTCAAGGGAAGAGAAACATTTGGTTCTGTGGAGCTTACCAAG GCTATGGATTCCATGAGGATGGATTAAAG GCTGGTATGGTCGCCGCAAACAGTGTAATCAGAAAGAATTCTACCCTTTTAAAAAATCCTAAACATATGGTTCTTTCCACGTTAGAATCCGGGGCACGCCTCTTTGTCACTAGATTCCTTGGAAGCTATATCACTACCGGATGCTTAAT CTTATTGGAAGAAGGAGGTACACTTTTTACCTTCGAAGGGACTGCAAAGAAAAGTTCTCTGAAGGTTTATCTAAGAGTTCACAGTCCTCAGTTTTATTGGAAG ATTGTCACACAAGCTGATTTAGGCCTTGCGGATGCCTATATTAATGGCGATTTTTCATTTGTTGACAAGAAAGAAGGTCTTCTGAATCTTTTTATG ATTTTTATCGCCAACAGAGATTTGAAAACTTCCATGTCAAGAGTAAAAAACCAAAG GGGCTGGTGGACACCAATGTTTTTAACCGCAGGAATAGCATCTGCCAAATATTTTTTCCATCATGTTTCAAGACAAAACACTCTTACTCAAGCTCGCAGGAACATCTCTCGTCATTATGACTTG TCAAATGAACTTTTTGGTCTATTCTTAGATGAAACAATGACTTACTCGTGTGCAAAATTTAAG ATGGAGGGTGAAGACTTAAAAAGTGCACAGCAAAGAAAAATCTCTATGCTAATTGAGAAG GCAAGAGTTAAGAAGGACCATGAAGTTCTTGAAATTGGATGTGGATGGGGAAGTCTAGCAATAGAAATTGTCAAACGAACTGGATGTAAATACACCGGCATTACCCTTTCTGAGGAGCAACAAAGATATGCAGAAATGAAAGTAAAAGAAGCCGGACTTCAG AACAACATAAAGTTTCTTCTGTGTGACTATCGCCAACTGCAAGAAACCAATAAATTTGATCGTATTATATCCTG TGAGATGTTAGAAGCGGTTGGTCATGAATATATGGAGGAATTTTTTGGTTGCTGTGAATCATTGTTGGCGGAAGATGGAATTTTTGTTCTTCAG TTCATATCGATACCAGATGAACGATATGACGAGTACAGACGAAGTTCTGACTTTATAAAAGAGTATATATTTCCTGGTGGATGTTTGCCTTCGCTCAGTAGAGTCACATCAGCGATGGCAGCTTCATCCAGGCTATG TGTGGAACATGTCGAAAACATGGGGATCCATTACTACCAGACTCTTAGGTGTTGGAGAACGAACTTCTTGGAAAAACAAAG CAAAATTCTTGCTCTGGGGTTCGACCAGAAGTTCATTCGTACCTGGgaatattattttgattattgCGCAGCCGGTTTCAAGACTCACACACTCGGAAATTATCAG GTTGTTTTCTCCCGTCCTGGCAATGTTGGCGCTCTGGGTAATCCATACATAGCCATACCATCAGCAGAGCATTGA
- the LOC141675741 gene encoding uncharacterized protein LOC141675741 isoform X2 produces the protein MRIAVIGAGISGLVSAYVLAKAGVDVVLYEKEDSLGGHAKTVTVDDGVDLDLGFMVFNRVTYPNMMEFFESLGVDMEVSDMSLSVSLENGRGYEWGSRGGLSGLFSQKKNALNPYFWQMIREIFKFKNDVIRYVEDLENNPDIDRKETLGHFISSHGYSDLFQKAYLIPMCSSIWSSPSEGVMNFSAYAILSFCRNHHLLQLFGRPQWLTVRCRSHSYVNKVKEELISRGCQVFSGCSVQSVTAADGGCDVICEDGSQTRYDGCIMAVHAPDALKILGQATYDETRILGAFQYEYSDIYLHRDTNLMPKNPAAWSSWNFRGDVNNKVCLTYWLNVLQNISQKGLPYLVTLNPPVVPNHTLLKWTTGHPVPNVAASKASLDLDNIQGKRNIWFCGAYQGYGFHEDGLKAGMVAANSVIRKNSTLLKNPKHMVLSTLESGARLFVTRFLGSYITTGCLILLEEGGTLFTFEGTAKKSSLKVYLRVHSPQFYWKIVTQADLGLADAYINGDFSFVDKKEGLLNLFMIFIANRDLKTSMSRVKNQRGWWTPMFLTAGIASAKYFFHHVSRQNTLTQARRNISRHYDLSNELFGLFLDETMTYSCAKFKMEGEDLKSAQQRKISMLIEKARVKKDHEVLEIGCGWGSLAIEIVKRTGCKYTGITLSEEQQRYAEMKVKEAGLQNNIKFLLCDYRQLQETNKFDRIISCEMLEAVGHEYMEEFFGCCESLLAEDGIFVLQFISIPDERYDEYRRSSDFIKEYIFPGGCLPSLSRVTSAMAASSRLCVEHVENMGIHYYQTLRCWRTNFLEKQSKILALGFDQKFIRTWEYYFDYCAAGFKTHTLGNYQVVFSRPGNVGALGNPYIAIPSAEH, from the exons ATGAGAATTGCGGTGATCGGAGCGGGGATTAGCGGCCTTGTTTCGGCGTATGTTCTAGCTAAAGCTGGCGTTGATGTGGTGCTTTACGAGAAAGAAGATAGTCTTGGTGGCCATGCTAAGACCGTCACCGTGGACGATGGCGTTGACTTGGACCTTGGTTTCATGGTCTTCAATCGA GTCACATATCCAAACATGATGGAGTTCTTCGAGAGTCTTGGAGTTGACATGGAGGTATCGGACATGTCCTTGTCTGTAAGTTTAGAAAATGGCCGGGGCTATGAGTGGGGAAGTCGTGGGGGTTTGTCCGGTCTCTTCTCCCAAAAGAAGAATGCCTTAAATCCGTACTTTTGGCAAATGATACGAGAAATATTCAAGTTCAAAAATGATGTTATCAG ATACGTTGAAGATCTTGAAAACAATCCAGACATTGATCGCAAAGAAACACTGGGTCATTTTATCAGCTCTCATGGTTACTCGGATTTATTTCAGAAAGCATATCTT ATTCCGATGTGTTCATCAATTTGGTCTTCTCCTTCAGAAGGAGTGATGAACTTTTCTGCCTATGCAATTCTATCCTTTTGCCGCAATCACCATCTACTCCAG CTTTTTGGGCGTCCACAGTGGCTTACTGTAAGATGTCGATCACATAGCTATGTCAACAAG GTAAAAGAAGAGCTGATTAGTAGAGGTTGTCAGGTATTTAGTGGTTGCTCAGTACAATCTGTTACAGCAGCTGATGGGG GTTGTGATGTTATTTGTGAAGATGGATCTCAAACAAGGTATGATGGATGTATAATGGCTGTGCATGCCCCAGATGCTTTGAAAATCTTAGGGCAGGCGACTTATGATGAAACAAGAATACTTGGAGCTTTTCAATATGAGTACAG TGATATTTATCTTCACCGTGACACAAATTTAATGCCCAAAAATCCAGCTGCGTGGAGTTCGTGGAACTTTCGGGGAGATGTGAATAATAAAGTTTGCCTCACATATTGGCTCAATGTTCTCCAG AACATCAGTCAGAAAGGGTTACCATATCTGGTAACTCTTAATCCCCCAGTTGTACCAAATCACACCTTGCTTAAGTGGACAACTGGCCATCCGGTCCCCAATGTTGCCGCGTCAAAAGCATCACTTGATCTTGATAACATTCAAGGGAAGAGAAACATTTGGTTCTGTGGAGCTTACCAAG GCTATGGATTCCATGAGGATGGATTAAAG GCTGGTATGGTCGCCGCAAACAGTGTAATCAGAAAGAATTCTACCCTTTTAAAAAATCCTAAACATATGGTTCTTTCCACGTTAGAATCCGGGGCACGCCTCTTTGTCACTAGATTCCTTGGAAGCTATATCACTACCGGATGCTTAAT CTTATTGGAAGAAGGAGGTACACTTTTTACCTTCGAAGGGACTGCAAAGAAAAGTTCTCTGAAGGTTTATCTAAGAGTTCACAGTCCTCAGTTTTATTGGAAG ATTGTCACACAAGCTGATTTAGGCCTTGCGGATGCCTATATTAATGGCGATTTTTCATTTGTTGACAAGAAAGAAGGTCTTCTGAATCTTTTTATG ATTTTTATCGCCAACAGAGATTTGAAAACTTCCATGTCAAGAGTAAAAAACCAAAG GGGCTGGTGGACACCAATGTTTTTAACCGCAGGAATAGCATCTGCCAAATATTTTTTCCATCATGTTTCAAGACAAAACACTCTTACTCAAGCTCGCAGGAACATCTCTCGTCATTATGACTTG TCAAATGAACTTTTTGGTCTATTCTTAGATGAAACAATGACTTACTCGTGTGCAAAATTTAAG ATGGAGGGTGAAGACTTAAAAAGTGCACAGCAAAGAAAAATCTCTATGCTAATTGAGAAG GCAAGAGTTAAGAAGGACCATGAAGTTCTTGAAATTGGATGTGGATGGGGAAGTCTAGCAATAGAAATTGTCAAACGAACTGGATGTAAATACACCGGCATTACCCTTTCTGAGGAGCAACAAAGATATGCAGAAATGAAAGTAAAAGAAGCCGGACTTCAG AACAACATAAAGTTTCTTCTGTGTGACTATCGCCAACTGCAAGAAACCAATAAATTTGATCGTATTATATCCTG TGAGATGTTAGAAGCGGTTGGTCATGAATATATGGAGGAATTTTTTGGTTGCTGTGAATCATTGTTGGCGGAAGATGGAATTTTTGTTCTTCAG TTCATATCGATACCAGATGAACGATATGACGAGTACAGACGAAGTTCTGACTTTATAAAAGAGTATATATTTCCTGGTGGATGTTTGCCTTCGCTCAGTAGAGTCACATCAGCGATGGCAGCTTCATCCAGGCTATG TGTGGAACATGTCGAAAACATGGGGATCCATTACTACCAGACTCTTAGGTGTTGGAGAACGAACTTCTTGGAAAAACAAAG CAAAATTCTTGCTCTGGGGTTCGACCAGAAGTTCATTCGTACCTGGgaatattattttgattattgCGCAGCCGGTTTCAAGACTCACACACTCGGAAATTATCAG GTTGTTTTCTCCCGTCCTGGCAATGTTGGCGCTCTGGGTAATCCATACATAGCCATACCATCAGCAGAGCATTGA
- the LOC141675741 gene encoding uncharacterized protein LOC141675741 isoform X1 yields MQQMRIAVIGAGISGLVSAYVLAKAGVDVVLYEKEDSLGGHAKTVTVDDGVDLDLGFMVFNRVTYPNMMEFFESLGVDMEVSDMSLSVSLENGRGYEWGSRGGLSGLFSQKKNALNPYFWQMIREIFKFKNDVIRYVEDLENNPDIDRKETLGHFISSHGYSDLFQKAYLIPMCSSIWSSPSEGVMNFSAYAILSFCRNHHLLQLFGRPQWLTVRCRSHSYVNKVKEELISRGCQVFSGCSVQSVTAADGGCDVICEDGSQTRYDGCIMAVHAPDALKILGQATYDETRILGAFQYEYSDIYLHRDTNLMPKNPAAWSSWNFRGDVNNKVCLTYWLNVLQNISQKGLPYLVTLNPPVVPNHTLLKWTTGHPVPNVAASKASLDLDNIQGKRNIWFCGAYQGYGFHEDGLKAGMVAANSVIRKNSTLLKNPKHMVLSTLESGARLFVTRFLGSYITTGCLILLEEGGTLFTFEGTAKKSSLKVYLRVHSPQFYWKIVTQADLGLADAYINGDFSFVDKKEGLLNLFMIFIANRDLKTSMSRVKNQRGWWTPMFLTAGIASAKYFFHHVSRQNTLTQARRNISRHYDLSNELFGLFLDETMTYSCAKFKMEGEDLKSAQQRKISMLIEKARVKKDHEVLEIGCGWGSLAIEIVKRTGCKYTGITLSEEQQRYAEMKVKEAGLQNNIKFLLCDYRQLQETNKFDRIISCEMLEAVGHEYMEEFFGCCESLLAEDGIFVLQFISIPDERYDEYRRSSDFIKEYIFPGGCLPSLSRVTSAMAASSRLCVEHVENMGIHYYQTLRCWRTNFLEKQSKILALGFDQKFIRTWEYYFDYCAAGFKTHTLGNYQVVFSRPGNVGALGNPYIAIPSAEH; encoded by the exons ATGCAACAGATGAGAATTGCGGTGATCGGAGCGGGGATTAGCGGCCTTGTTTCGGCGTATGTTCTAGCTAAAGCTGGCGTTGATGTGGTGCTTTACGAGAAAGAAGATAGTCTTGGTGGCCATGCTAAGACCGTCACCGTGGACGATGGCGTTGACTTGGACCTTGGTTTCATGGTCTTCAATCGA GTCACATATCCAAACATGATGGAGTTCTTCGAGAGTCTTGGAGTTGACATGGAGGTATCGGACATGTCCTTGTCTGTAAGTTTAGAAAATGGCCGGGGCTATGAGTGGGGAAGTCGTGGGGGTTTGTCCGGTCTCTTCTCCCAAAAGAAGAATGCCTTAAATCCGTACTTTTGGCAAATGATACGAGAAATATTCAAGTTCAAAAATGATGTTATCAG ATACGTTGAAGATCTTGAAAACAATCCAGACATTGATCGCAAAGAAACACTGGGTCATTTTATCAGCTCTCATGGTTACTCGGATTTATTTCAGAAAGCATATCTT ATTCCGATGTGTTCATCAATTTGGTCTTCTCCTTCAGAAGGAGTGATGAACTTTTCTGCCTATGCAATTCTATCCTTTTGCCGCAATCACCATCTACTCCAG CTTTTTGGGCGTCCACAGTGGCTTACTGTAAGATGTCGATCACATAGCTATGTCAACAAG GTAAAAGAAGAGCTGATTAGTAGAGGTTGTCAGGTATTTAGTGGTTGCTCAGTACAATCTGTTACAGCAGCTGATGGGG GTTGTGATGTTATTTGTGAAGATGGATCTCAAACAAGGTATGATGGATGTATAATGGCTGTGCATGCCCCAGATGCTTTGAAAATCTTAGGGCAGGCGACTTATGATGAAACAAGAATACTTGGAGCTTTTCAATATGAGTACAG TGATATTTATCTTCACCGTGACACAAATTTAATGCCCAAAAATCCAGCTGCGTGGAGTTCGTGGAACTTTCGGGGAGATGTGAATAATAAAGTTTGCCTCACATATTGGCTCAATGTTCTCCAG AACATCAGTCAGAAAGGGTTACCATATCTGGTAACTCTTAATCCCCCAGTTGTACCAAATCACACCTTGCTTAAGTGGACAACTGGCCATCCGGTCCCCAATGTTGCCGCGTCAAAAGCATCACTTGATCTTGATAACATTCAAGGGAAGAGAAACATTTGGTTCTGTGGAGCTTACCAAG GCTATGGATTCCATGAGGATGGATTAAAG GCTGGTATGGTCGCCGCAAACAGTGTAATCAGAAAGAATTCTACCCTTTTAAAAAATCCTAAACATATGGTTCTTTCCACGTTAGAATCCGGGGCACGCCTCTTTGTCACTAGATTCCTTGGAAGCTATATCACTACCGGATGCTTAAT CTTATTGGAAGAAGGAGGTACACTTTTTACCTTCGAAGGGACTGCAAAGAAAAGTTCTCTGAAGGTTTATCTAAGAGTTCACAGTCCTCAGTTTTATTGGAAG ATTGTCACACAAGCTGATTTAGGCCTTGCGGATGCCTATATTAATGGCGATTTTTCATTTGTTGACAAGAAAGAAGGTCTTCTGAATCTTTTTATG ATTTTTATCGCCAACAGAGATTTGAAAACTTCCATGTCAAGAGTAAAAAACCAAAG GGGCTGGTGGACACCAATGTTTTTAACCGCAGGAATAGCATCTGCCAAATATTTTTTCCATCATGTTTCAAGACAAAACACTCTTACTCAAGCTCGCAGGAACATCTCTCGTCATTATGACTTG TCAAATGAACTTTTTGGTCTATTCTTAGATGAAACAATGACTTACTCGTGTGCAAAATTTAAG ATGGAGGGTGAAGACTTAAAAAGTGCACAGCAAAGAAAAATCTCTATGCTAATTGAGAAG GCAAGAGTTAAGAAGGACCATGAAGTTCTTGAAATTGGATGTGGATGGGGAAGTCTAGCAATAGAAATTGTCAAACGAACTGGATGTAAATACACCGGCATTACCCTTTCTGAGGAGCAACAAAGATATGCAGAAATGAAAGTAAAAGAAGCCGGACTTCAG AACAACATAAAGTTTCTTCTGTGTGACTATCGCCAACTGCAAGAAACCAATAAATTTGATCGTATTATATCCTG TGAGATGTTAGAAGCGGTTGGTCATGAATATATGGAGGAATTTTTTGGTTGCTGTGAATCATTGTTGGCGGAAGATGGAATTTTTGTTCTTCAG TTCATATCGATACCAGATGAACGATATGACGAGTACAGACGAAGTTCTGACTTTATAAAAGAGTATATATTTCCTGGTGGATGTTTGCCTTCGCTCAGTAGAGTCACATCAGCGATGGCAGCTTCATCCAGGCTATG TGTGGAACATGTCGAAAACATGGGGATCCATTACTACCAGACTCTTAGGTGTTGGAGAACGAACTTCTTGGAAAAACAAAG CAAAATTCTTGCTCTGGGGTTCGACCAGAAGTTCATTCGTACCTGGgaatattattttgattattgCGCAGCCGGTTTCAAGACTCACACACTCGGAAATTATCAG GTTGTTTTCTCCCGTCCTGGCAATGTTGGCGCTCTGGGTAATCCATACATAGCCATACCATCAGCAGAGCATTGA